The region GTTGgtgcgtttattttattttattttttcacttggaCTCATTAAACATTGCATTAAGGCCAGAGCAATCgtgtaattttaaatgttatgttgTAGAATAAACCAttataatatgtatataaaacGGTTCTCTATAGTATTTGCATAAACAGTAATTACACAACACTTCATATCAGTGGATTGAGCATCGTTAGTTTCATAGTTTGGGCTATAGTACACCCCAACCACATGCCATGTGAAGTAGGCTAAAGTATATAATTAAAAGCCTATTCATCCCACGTAATTGCAGCATTCTTATGAAAATGCACGCCCCCCTCCCGCGTCCGCCTTGTCTCGAAGCAATTTCTACACCTGCGGAGTCCCCGAGCGACGGACAGCTGGGTTCCCACATATcacccataaaaaaaacacatttgtttccatttgtaACACCATCCCCTAACAGATTGTTAATTTTGATAAGCGAACTGGTGTTCCTATTGGTGAAGACCAAAGTGTAGTCCCACCTTTCTCATGCAAGCGCATGTTTCCTATTGGACTCTCTCGAAAACacgactcactcactcacgcccAGAAATCCCCAGGCCCTTTAAATATGAGCCGCTGGAGCCGGTAGCAATACACACTGTCATTGCAAAGGAGTAAAAACTTAGCTTCGAGTCGCTGCCGTCAAATACGTACTTCATTTTCGAACTTCAAAACAATTTGAATTATCATCgtcaatttttgttttgcgAACTTTTGACTTTCTGCAGCCGTTAACTTTTGCTGACCCTTAAAGTCGTGCAACCGAAACAAGCAAAAAGCCAAGATGAAAGTTGTCGGATCTACCTGCACACTCAGTGGCAAGGTTGGCAGCGGGGAGGTGGTGCGTTGCCTCGCAGACCAGAGTTTGGCGATTTCCAAGTGTAAAATTCCGTTCCTGGACGAACAGATGAGCGTTTTCCTTCAGGACATGAACAGCTGTTACAGCAAATTGAAGGAGTTAGTGCCCACTCTGCCTGCCAACAAGAAGGCCAGCAAAATGGAGATCCTGCAGCACGTCATTGACTACATTTGGGACCTTCAGGTAGAGCTGGACGAGCCAGGCATGAACCGTCAGCAGGCAGCCAATGGATCATCTCTCAGCCGCTCGCCACTGACTACCCTCAACACAGAGCTGGCTAGCATCGCTGTTGAGGTACGTGTAGTGTTATATGAAGCGACTATGTTGTCTAACAGCTGAATACGGTATAGCATTACGTACGGATGTTATTGCAAATGTTAAGCTAAGAAACAACCTTAACATGTAATTTTAAactcctcttttcttttcacagaATGGGTGCTCGGATGATCGAATCCTGTGCCGCTAAATTTTCCATCACTACGAGCACGAAGAACAAACAAGGTTACTACGAGTGAATTTCCATCACTTCCAAAAACCTTGAACCAAGTAGAGACTTATTAAGCCTCCCGTGATAGCAGCAAGACTTTCGAGTGTGATCTGTAAAGAGACTTGAGAGGAAAATGTCCCGTGAGCTGGCTGAAGAGCTCGCCAAGTTTGTGTCAAACTCCGAAAGGCTCCGCGATTGATCCACGGTCACGAGGGTGCCCATGTATAGCGCCACATTTGTATGCTCTCACTTGTTGCGCTGTATCGGATCCACGAGAGACattccatattttttattttttatttttcctcgtTACCTTTGTTATTCGCAATGTAGGAGactttatattttgttaaagaAATGTCAACTTCTCAGATTACTGAgtaatattgtattgtatattaCAATGCTTTACGACGTGagtcatattgttttttttacaatgtatctaaaacgtttttttattaaaacatgaacattttgtgaaaacaatGACTagagtgttttaatgtgtgtgggGTAATTGTCTTTATATACCAAGGTTTTAGGAACACATAATATAAGAAGATTAGTAGCCTACATGTAAAGGAACACTGCTAGTAGCCTTACACAGTCGTACACTGTCAGAAAAAGAGATGCTACACTGGGTCAAATTTGTACCTTGGAATACTAATCTAAAAGATAAAAGGGTACAATTGGTGTATCTTTGAGGGTACCACTAtaggtacatttttttcttacaataTATGGCAGTGTCTACCAACCGGTTGGATTCACATAATgtataaacaaaacacatgcTACAGTTTTACTCTACAAATTACGTTTATTATCCTAATGGATGTTTGAAAGAAAGCCTGTAAATATCCTCTTGGTATGGCAAGAACAGCAGGCCTTGAATTGGTGTAAACAAACCTCATGATGCACTAAGGTGTgtccaaaatatttaaagatcATGTATCTTTAACTAGGGCAAAATTTCCATGTCAgttatgtaataaatatgtattcattACAGTAGTTAAAAGTACTGTAATACTTGTCTGGGATCCACAATCTTTAACATACTTGAATGTGGGATAACGGTCCAGTTCTGAGAAGTTCAATTCAAATAAGCCACAGATAAATTCCATCATGTTCACCTCAGCATTTATGATGCACAGAACCTACTACCCTATGTCCAGAACTAATTCATTTTTAGCATGAGTTtattcactgaaaatgttttttgattaGTGGCAGTTAAAAACTGTGACAGCAGACCTATATGAAATATGTTGCAGTGTCTGAAACAATTCTGAAACACTTCCACAAATTCTACAgtaaccccccctcctctgtttctctctctctcttactctctgtctgcgtctctctctctcactctctctcttactctctgtctgcgtctctctctctcactctctctctctctctctctctctctctctctctctctctctctctctctctctctctctctctctctctctctctctctctctctctctctctctctctcacacacacacacacacacacacacactcagtctctctctctctctctcactcacacacacacacacactcagtcttgGCTGCTCTCCCGGCCCATCTGTGGTCTGGCTCAGGGATTACTGTTTGTTAATGTTTCGGTCAGCTGTGCGCCGTGGAATGCGGCGCTATTTAACCTGAACTTCTCCAGGTGTGGAGAGGCGCCGCTCAGTCTGGGCCCGCCTGCCCTTCCCTGCCCTTGGCACAAAGCTATCGCGCAAACAGAATCGCGCACCGGCTCTGCTCGAACGTTTGCGCCGCAGCTGTGCGCTGTGCACTGCAGGGGAATGGGAAAAACAGGGAGATAAAATAAATCATGCGGAGAGTCGCCATTACGGAGCGCTGCCGAGCGCATTTAACCGCTGCGTACCCAGAACACGCTGATGCTTTTCTTTTGTGGCTTCCTGGGGGAGATTATGCTACGAGTCTCAAAATATTTGCACAGCAATTTAAACCCAACAGCcacattaaaacaatgtttttcttgttagtccagataaaataaataaattaaaattccgAGATCTTTGCACAGCCTcatacatttatacatccaGCTGGCCTACTACGGCTATAGTGAATTTCAGCATGAGAGTTGTTTTTTGTACTGTATCAGGTTTATGGGTGTTTCGTTTTGTACTTAATGGTTGATAAGTAGCAATGGTGTCTTTCAAAAGAAGGCTATGTAatttaagcaaacaaaaaaatccccaaTGGCTGATGCTTGATGACTTTTTGCATGTAGTTTGGTAAATACTTACAAAACTTAAATGGTCAATCTTTTTAATCACATTATCACTCACTTTGGATTACACAATCAGATGGCATCATTTGGACtgtagtatttaaaaaaatcacatgcaGTTCTCTATCTGTTTCCATATACCTATGATATGTATAACTACACAAATTAAATGGATTCCAAATTGTTCCTAAATATACGGAAGTCTAACAGTTTGGAATGTTTACTGTTAAATTACTGATGCTGTAGTACTGTTACAGTACTCCAAAGTTATCTTGGCCCTCTGTTTAATGCTGAGTACACAGAGCAAACTCTTAGTGCTAGAAACCCcagatatatataaaaaaaaaagatctaaaaTGAGCTGGACAGTAGCCCTACAGGACAGGGCTGGGGTATTACAGTCCtatataatcataatcagaGTATAGACTTCATATGTCACCAATTTCAATGCAAATATTCCCAAGAAGGGATGGAATGGATGTCTTTTTATATACACTGTTGTTTATGAATGAAGCTAACccatattttgtcaaaaaatgcaatttaatcaaATAGTCAAAAATAGCATCTGGTatgcagaataaataaaaagaaattgtaaatacttttttcaacCAGAGAACAATTTGGCAAAAACAATGGCAATGGCAAAAGACAACTTCCCCCACTAAAAGAATCACACAGACAGTGAAAGAACCGTCCTGTTATATTCAGCAAATTGATTTGACTGAACATTGTTATCATCTGGAAACCTGTAATGGATGATGAaaaggtgtgtgtttattgagAGCTACAGATACTGCAGCTTCTGCTATACTACTCCTGTGGCACGCTTTGTGAAATAAAGTGGGAAAGATCACTGATTTTTCATGAATCCCCAAAGACAAGGCCAGAAGCTGCTGCTGTCTATGTACCAATTCAAACAGTCACACTAAGCCTATGcgtgggccaaaaaaaaaaaagaaaaaaactgaaaaacaaaaagaggctGATTCATATGAAGCAGTATTTACCAGTCAACACCTACAGTTCAGAACTACTGCAGGGAAGGCGCACCATTGCAAAGAAAAGCAGACTCACAAAACACGTACTTTGAGTATTCTACACGCCTACAATTCTCCTCAATGTCGTGATAGGCCATTAGGTTTAAGCCAAGACTGTTACCACAAGACGCACCTAACAGTCAGCCTGAACAAACTggattttcaatattttattcacttttCAAGCAGTccattaaaatgcagaaattagTTGAAGTGTGTGTACTGGCAGGGGCAGAAGCAACCATAAGTCAAGTCCATTTGCCCATTTATAACTCCCAACCGAGGGGCATTATTCAGTATAGGACAAGTTGACATATTTTACTGAAGGATTTATTGTGATTTCACTGAGGATGATGTCATAGTCAGAGAGAATGCAAACCATTAGCATTGTGTAGCCACAGGCCCTCACAGTACACTTACTGCCTGGATCTCATTGGCTAAATCCCTATTTGAAATAGACAGCAAATAAGACCAAGTAACTTAAAGTGGCAAAAAGCTGTTACATCAAGGCAGAAAGTGAGAACAGGCAGCCTATCTTAGGACGGAACGTCCTTGTTTTTTAAGCTTTGGAAGTTGACTTGTCCTGTCCATTTTCTTCTGAGAGGAAATGTACATGTCACTTTCTCCAGTGATCCTCTATTGCTCCTCCGTCCCCCTCGCTACCCTCATGGCCTTACGAAACCCTGATGCGAGTGGCTCCCAGTCCTTGCTGGCTCATGGGCACCCCCTGGTGGCTATATCCTGCGGCGCTTGGCTCCACCGGGGCTGGAAGGGTCGGTGTTCAAGCCGAGCAATTTCTCCGTGGAACGGTTCCTCTTCCGCTTCTCCGCAGTCTCCTTTGATCCACTCTCACTTGGAGCCCTCTCTCTGACTTTCTCCTCTTTTGTTGGGGGGCTGTCCGTGCCATTCCCAGAGGAGGTGCTGCCTGCAAGGGTCAGGAACACCAAAACTGAAGTGGAATAGAGAGAAACCATCTCCTGTTTTCAGGGCTTCAGAGCACTGCAGAGAGAACCTCACTGTACACATAATAACACCCCGGCTGTCAGTCCTtttaaataactatttttaatCCCAATTTCTTTTTCTGCCAATTTGGaatatattcaattttatttgtgtcctAT is a window of Anguilla anguilla isolate fAngAng1 chromosome 13, fAngAng1.pri, whole genome shotgun sequence DNA encoding:
- the LOC118210615 gene encoding DNA-binding protein inhibitor ID-1-like; the encoded protein is MKVVGSTCTLSGKVGSGEVVRCLADQSLAISKCKIPFLDEQMSVFLQDMNSCYSKLKELVPTLPANKKASKMEILQHVIDYIWDLQVELDEPGMNRQQAANGSSLSRSPLTTLNTELASIAVENGCSDDRILCR